The genomic region TCACTCAAATAATATCCATGTGTGTAGTCATTCCCATTTGCATGGAACCCGGCTTTGGGTATCGTACCCAAAATGTAACCCTCTAGCAATGGTGAAAACTCGAAAGTATTTATGTCGTTCATACACCTGGCGATACCAAAGAAGACCAACCAAACCCAAAGGTCATATGACGCATCGGCTTGTAAAACCAACGTCGGTCCTTTCTGGTCACCACGTGTGCgttgacctcgccatgcggttggacaattaTGCCAACGCCAATGCCAACAGTCTAAACCACCAATCATGCCGGGTATTCCATGTTTTTCTAAATACACTTCATATATTTGTTGAAGGTCGTCCCAAGTCAGGTTTCTCAAGTAACGTTTTCCATATAATTGGCATATAACTAAACataaaaatttatatataaccgttatttttttaactttattatactgtaaaataaaattaaatatatatGAGTAAGTAAAAAAATACCGTAGCAGAAATATTCCAAGGTATCACGTGTGGTTTTCTCGGCCATCTTcaaatactcgtcgttgatgGCGTACGTGTTTCCGTAGGCAAGTACACGTAACACGGATGCTATCTTTTGAATTGAGCTAAATCCTAGACATCCTCTAGCGTCGGTTTTTGCTTAAAGTAGTCATGCTTACATTCCAAATCATCGTTAATGCACAAAAATAACCGTTTACTCATCCGAAATCGGCGCCTAAAAACACTAGGGTTGTGAACCGGTGTAGGATCGAAGTAGTTTTTCTTTAAACATTCATGTGCGGCTTCACAGTGAAGACTTTATTGGAGAAAAAACTTATATTGATTGTTgtgttttacaaagaaaaactagAGGCCTatttatacaaaaacaataatCTAAAAAACGGAAACATATTGAATGGACGGGCTGGAAATAGGCTGGCGAATAGCTAGCAAATCTTTGATTGGAAATGATGACCAAATCTGATCCTATAATTTTGCCTTTGACAATCTTTTCCGtttaacactccccctcaagttgagtagtgggaTCTCCAATACTTAACTTGCTCAGGCATTTGCTGAATATTTTCTCATTAACCGCCTTTGTTAGGATATCTGCTAATTGATCTTCAGACCTCACAAAAGGTAGTTCAAGTATCCCTGATTCTAGCTTTTCTTTAATGAAGTGTCTATCTACTTCTACATGCTTTGTACGATCATGCTGCACCGGATTTTCTGAGATTTGAATAGCTGCTTTGTTGTCACACATGATTCTAGTTGGTTCTGTCGGAGGAAAACCGACTTCAGTTAGAAGCTTCCGTATCCATAGTATTTCTGTCAAGCCTCGTGCGATTCCTCGAAATTCAGCTTCTGCACTGGATAGAGCAACCACCTTTTGCTTCTTGCTTCTCTAGGTAACTAGATTTCCACCGACTAGGGTGAAGTACCCTGATGTTGATTTTCGATCCCCTTTATCTCCGGCCCAGTCTGCATCAGTGTACCCTTGAATTTTCAGATGTCCGTTTGATTTACAGAGGACTCCATGGCCAATTGTTcctttgagatatctcatgattctACATACTGCTTCCATGTGTGCTATTTGAGGTTGGTGCATAAACTGGCTAACCACACTTACTGCATAAGCTATGTCAGGTCGTGTGATATCAGCTTTCCTACTAGTCGTTGATACCTCTCTTTTTCGACTAGTTTTGCTCATTCCTCCATTTGAAGTTTATGATTCACCATCATTGGTGTATCTGCTGGTTTGCAGTCGATCATTCCCGTTTCGGCTAACATATCTAGGATGTATTTTTTCTGGCAAATAAAGATTCCTCATTTGGACCTTAGTACTTCAATTCCAAGAAAATACTTAAGTCTTCCCAAGTTTTTCATTTCGAATTCTCGGAACAGGCTCTCTTTTAATTTTGTCATTTCTTCCTTGTCATTCCCCGTAATaatcatatcatcaacatatactatTAGACATGTTACAAGTCTTCCTCTTTGTTTGATGAACAAAGTGTGGTCTGAGTTGCTTTGTTTGAATCCATATCCTTTCATTGCGAGTGTAAATCTACCAAACCATGCTCGAGGAGATTGCTTTAGACCATAAAGGGATTTTTTTAACCGACATACTTCACCAGTCTTGAGATCTGTTGCAAAACCAGGAGGAGCTTCCATGTAAACTTCTTCTGTTAATTCTCCATGCAGAAAAGCGTCCTTTACGTCAAATTGATGAAGTGGCCAATTTTCGTTTGCAACTATTGAGAAAAGGACTCTGATAGTGTTAGTTTTGGCCACTGGTGAGAAGGTTTCCAAGTAGTCGATCCCGTATGTTTGAGTATATCCTTTAGCTACCGGTCGGGCTTTGTACCTCTCAATGGTTCCATCTGACTTATATTTCACTGTAAAAACCCATTGACATCCCACGGGTTTCTTTCCTGGTGGGAGAGTACACTTTTCCCATGTATCATTTTTCATCAGGGCCTCCATCTCTGTTCTCATTGCTTTTTTCTAGTTCTCAGATTCTAAGGCTTGTTTTACATTGGTTGGAGTATGTTCAGAATATAATGAGGAAGCAAACGCCTTAGCTTCATGAGACAGGCTCCCTCTGGCTATGTTGGCTACCGGATAATTTGAGTTTCGAGATTCCTTTTCTGGGGAATATCGCTTGGGAGGAACTCCCCTATTTGCCCTTGGTGGCAACACATACCGTTCTGGTGCTTCCCTTGGTTCAACGTGCTCTGCTGTTGTTACCGGTTCTATGTGTTCATCATCACTATGATTAGGGGAGGCAGGAGAACTTCGTTCAGCTTGCTCCTGTTCTGTGTGCTCACATTCATAATGATTAGGGGAAACATCAGAATTTTCAGGAATCTCATTCTTACTTACCTCAGGCATCAGGTTGGAGGGATTTTCTCCAGTGACACTGTGCTCAGTTGGTTGTGTTTTTGTGTCAGGCGGTGATTCTCCTTTGGTACAGTGATCTCCTCTGGTTATGACTTCCTCAGAAGATGGGAATCGAGTCAGCCAAGCCAGTGTGTCTATGTGTTCGTTCTCCCCCTGACCATTGGGTTGGGTGTTATAGAAGTATTCTGTTTCAAGAAAGTCAAGGTTAATagtagtgtgtgtgtgtgtgacgtgTTTTTGGGTTGTAACAACGAtaaccttttttattaactccaTAGCCCACAAACACACATTTCTCGGCACACGGGTCAAGTTTTGTTCGATTGGTTTTGGGTATGTGAACAAAGGGTGAGCAGCCAAAAATTCGTGGTTCAAGAGTAAGAGGAGGAGGGACCTTGGCAAATTTTTCTAGGGCTTGTATGGGGGTTTTTAGTTCAAGAATTTTTGTAGGAAGTTTATTTATAAGGTATACAGAAGAAGCAACTGCTTCGGGCCAGAAGAATTTAGGGACTTTGGATTCGATTAGGAAGGTTCGAGTCATCTCAAGTATTATACGGTTTTTGCGTTCGGCGACTCCATTTTGTTCAGGAGTATGTGGACAGGTGGCTTGGTGAATTATCCCCTTGGTTTGGCAAAACTGTTTTATGGATGCATTAACGAATTCTCCCCCATTGTCGGACCGAAGAATTTGAATTTCTTTTTGAAATTGAGTGTGAATCATAGTATGGAATATagtaaatttttcaaaaacttcagactTGTGTTTCAAGAAATAGACCCACGTCATACGGGTACAATCATCTATGAATAGCAAGAAATAACGAGGTAACGTCCCAAAACCCAAATGTTTAACTTACGCATGTGTTTCCTTGTTttatggcatgaagtgggttaacCGGTTTTAAATAACTTATTTAAAGTATGAGTTAAATGGTGAGGAAGGAAGTTTGTGACAGATAAGAAAAATagcaaacttgagggactaaacttGGTGGAATGGAAttaagtttatataaaaaaaagggtaaattacagttttcgtcctttatgtttgtactggattgcaatggatgacctttacctttaataattacagttacagtcctttttttttaaatttgttacACCCTACGTCCTTTGACCCTAACTTGATTAAAAATTTCAGTTAACGTAGGACATGTGCACCCAATGTGAGGGCAAAACGGTCATTTTAAAACTaaaaaacttttataaaaatctatAAAACATTTCCTCAATATTTATCTCTTTCTGCCCTGTTGAAACCATTATGCGCACACATCCAAGACCCCCCTGCCATTTATCTGTATCCCTCTCGGCTATGACCGGCCGGTTATGGCTGGTTCTCCGGCTACACCACCACACCACGACCACACTCTAAATCTTTCTCACCCTCACTTACCGGCGAAGAAATCTCCGACGAGACACTCACAACAACCCCTGCCTCCTCTCTCTAGCGACTCACCCTCACTTACCGGCGACGACATGATGGCGGCGGTGGAGCTATTTCTTTCCGACAAACCTCCGACAAAACCCCGGTAAGTTTTCGCCTCAGAGTTCTTCTTCAACTCAGATCTGATTGGATCTTCCTCATCATGGATTTTTTTAGGCATCAATGATGATAAGCGATGATGATGCAAAAGAAGTTGCAAATGAAGAAGAAAATCACAAGGTTTTGTGGAGAAAAAAATAAAGTAGAAAATCCAAGGTTTTGTGAAGAAAATCATGGTTACAGAACATAAATAAAAGTACTCTTTGATTCATGAAAGCAGAAATTGAAGAACTGATTAATAACAGGAAGAAGTAAGATGATGATTGAATACCTTTCAATAAGATGAATTGTGAAGTAAAGAACAATACTATGATGAAAGTTGGATTGATGGAGGAAGCATAAGGAAGGGGTTTGATTTTTTGAAAGGTTTAAATACACAGAATCAAACCAATGAGAATAAAGTTTATTTCTATATCCATATGAAATTGATCTGAAGTTTGCAATCGATTCAATCTGCCTGAATCAGTTTATCGTTCCGATTGCAACCAATTTCATATGCCATATCAGATCGAGGGTTCAAGAACGATGCCGGCAACTAGGTTTTTTGGTGACTGGctttaagagagagagagatggagaaAAGAAATTGCGAGAAAGATggagaagagagggagagagagagagctgggGGAGAGAGTATGGGTATTTATTTATTGGGGAAGAAGatggtgtcacggcccccgacccggtttgacccttttcaggagccgcgggacaggaatcccgtggtatttaatttaggtgacagcggaagtctttttaaaacaggatcttttcaatatttcaaactgcccgtttatataatttagggatataatcccataatttacattaagctgatttcacagggaaatctttatttctcaaaacatgtttcttttatttatttacattgagccacttttctaagctgggagtgcttcacggcacttttcttttgTCACGACCCctgacccaccctggacggaatcgggagtcgcGAGCAGCCAAGCGGTACCGGTGGTTAGTtttgaaaacattgcagcggaaatttcatcaggaccgtgagttaggaaaaatatcagagtttagaaataccagattttatttaaatagatggaataaattccatttttacaaaggtagcttttaataaaaacaatatttcttaatttgatttaattaataagccacttcttgaagtctttcagtgccggatccaattcttactcccatctactgtaattacctgaaacgcgttttaaaaaggttttgtcagcgggaaatactgagtgagttcattcaggttttatgaaatgactcttagttataaattacagcataagagcgattacaatggttcacatcttatctttatctggctttctgccacaatggtgacaagtcacaatggtgacgatggtcataccactattaggtcaatgaactctaatagtgacgttcctccctagtaggtcaatgaacctaactgggagaaatagtaatgtgcacaataccccactaaccaataaatcaagatatccacgacttagtccctgtaattataacttttgaaaatactttgaggtattgtaaaacagtttgagaaaaagagaatgactcacattgcagatttaacgagcaagatataagcctactgatttgcctgtgattaacctaatttaaataataatacacacacacaaacgggttagtaactaattcaacagttacgtcaattcacgagatcaaaccctcacatcgattaacaagtgcgatacttaataattcaatcggattcacaacgaataacagagcatagttcgaattcgaacagcactcaagtattcaagtcgaaatcacgatgaataatcaaagtacaagctcaatttgagcagcactcggacaatcgttggatagttataatcgatcggacgttgaatcgtaatagcgatcgagttattaccctgattgcggcagcgattcgagatctGTGTGTGTTTTAATAGTATACAGGCGATATCTCCGTATGTATTTGGAGTTTTATCGTCGTTTCAGTGCCCAAAATCAAGTCCCAgtgtcctctatttatactaatttttgggacatgcttacctacctgcttgacatgcctacctacttgcttgattgacatgcctacctacctgcttgacatgcctacctacctgcttgacatgcctacctacttgcttgattgacatgcctacctacctgcttgacatgcctacctacttgcttgattgacatgcctacctacctgcttgacatgcctacctacctgcttgacatgcctacctacttgcttgattgacatgcctacctacctgcttgacatgcctaggTGTCTTAATTATGGTTTCCTTATTgattaattatcatcctaattattgattttaatgagagttgttacatctttgctcacaacagatcacctgaaacatgtttgaaaaatgttttgtcagcggggaaatactgagtgaatcattcattttactaaaacgacacatttgttataatttacagtattaagagcgattacaatgtttccgatatcaaaccaactacccacagtacttgtcactcgaacaaccatcggtagcctctttgcccgatggtgtctgtgactatggtcatatcactcattggctaacccgttgtccaatagtgacggttatcaagtaatgtatacaaaaccccacataccggctgtaacttggtgattacaaagacttaatccctgtaattataactttgaaaataatttggagttttgtaaaacagtggataaaaagagaatgactcacattgcagatttacgagcagagtataagctttactgattagccttctaacctaatttaaataacaatgtacacacacaacggggttagtaactaattcagcagttacgtcaattcacgagattaaaccctcacaacgattaacaaagtgcaatacttaacaattcagcggattcacaacgaatgacagagtatagtccgaattcgaacagcactcaaacattcaagtcgaaatcacgatgaataacaaagtataaactcaatttgagcggcacttaaacaatcgttggacaGTTACAATCGAttggacgttgaatcgtaatagcgatcgagttattaccctgattgcggcagcgtttcgagattagtgtgtgttgtgtacgatttctgctataactcCGTGCATAAGGTGAATTCGGACGTCGAAGTAACACCAAAattcaagtgccactgccccctatttatagttggaaaatgctccccctcgcgccacgcgaaagagacatgtgtacccgtcgcgtggcgcgacgggtctactttctagcctaggttgtttcgtgtcccagATAGCCTTGCTGAGTAAATGTACGAACAAATTTCATTTCTACAGCAATTTTAGAAGATAATTGTCCAATAGGGTTtagcccccctgagttttaggggccctgatccagattccgattgttatgaaatttttttagggtttatgcggaattacttgggtttcccagttagggtttccttaatagataattaatctACTAAGCATTAATATTAGTGAGAGTTGTTATAGATGGTGttaatttattaatatatattttaaataaaatatgaaaTGACCAGAATACCCTTAAGTGGATAgacataactgaaaattttaactgagttagtgctaaaggacgaaaggtgtaatgcatttttcaaataaaggactgtggctgtaattattgaagttaaaggtcatccattgcaacacggtataaacataaaggacgaaaagtgtaaagGTCAATTGGATGTGAAATCAATGCACGAAAAGAGCTAGAATGTGCATATGTGTGTGCGTGAAGTGTCTGGAGAAAGAAAGAGAGGAGAAAACCCTCTTACAAGAACAAGTATGCAATTCAAACTCAAATCAAGGTCAATTGGATGTGAAATCAATTCATGAAAGAAGAATCCTTACCATCTAGACAAgataaacatgtggtaagttgtaatttgtgatttggtgatcttgtatgaagtgggttTGTGATCAATCCTGAAATTTGTTGAAATTGAGCATGGATATGTGTTAGAATGACCAAATAGAACTTGTTTTATGTATGATATCAAGTAATTTGATGTTTGAAGGTGAAACCCACTTGGGTTAGTGAAAATGGCGACATGGGTATAACACCCATGTCCAATCCGTGTTCAAAATTTGATGTAGTATGTTGTATGTGATGAATACTTGTTAGATCGGTTGAGTATGGTATGGAATTAGGTTGATTTTAGTTGTATTTGATGGATGAAGGAAATGAGTAGGAAGATGAGCATAAGATCCTTATACAATGTGCTAAGAAAGtagtatgcacaccaagtgtttgttgaaatgcctaggTGAGATTAATAGATGAAATTGTATACAAATGATGGATGAAAGTGTATAATGTGTGGCGGTAATGTAATTCGGTGATAATTAAACATGAGAAATATGATTCGAATGGAATACATGTGGGATTTTGGTTAATTATATGATTTGGTAAACACTATGCATTAGAAGTTGTACTCTATGCTTGGATAATATGATGCACATTATGTGTATTGCTATATGAGTATGAAATGTGTATAATGTCCATAGTATAATCTATTAATGTTGAGAATGTATGAGGTTAAGTTGATAATTCAAATGATGGACAGTTGACTTTCTAAAAGTCAACTGTGCATAAATAGCATAGTAAGATAATTGGCCACAAATATAGTGTTAAGAAAATCGCAAGGCACATGCTATATCAATAGATGTTATGTGTGACGATATAAAGAATTATATGGAATGAATGTAATTTAGAATGTGCGTGTATGCTAATAATGCGGTAACCATAATGACATGAAAGTATACGATCATGTCAAGGTGGGTGGAACCGTGGAAGGCTAACGGGAGGATGTGAGGAAGCAAGTATGAAAcggacgcttaaggtaagtgatttccggaatcacttcttatttataaatgaTGTTTGGTATGTTGTATATAGGGAACCATGTAAGAATTTACGGGTAAGGGTAAGTACCAAGgcaagttcatatgaacttcatctatccttaatgtaaattaagatgatagtttcattgtgttaatggaatgtgcattatgttgttgaatgttcatcgtgttaatggaatgtgcattatgttgcagaatgttcatcgtgttaatggaatgtgcattatgttgcagaatgttcatcgtgttaatggaatgtgcattatgttgcagaatgttcattgtgttaatggaatgttcattatgttgttgaatgttcattatgttgctgaatgttcatcgtgttaatggaatgtgcattatgttgttgaatgttcatcacgTTAATGGAAtatgcattatgttgctgaatgttcattgcgttaatggaatgttcattatgttgctgaatgtttatcgtgttaatggaatgtgcattatgttgctgaatgttcatcgtgttaatggaatctgcattatgttgctgaatgttcattgtgttaaacGAATGTTTATTATGTCGCTGAATGTTCATTGttttaatggaatgttcattatgttgctgaatgttcatcgtgttaatggaatgtgcattgtgttgctgaatgttcattgtgttaatgaaatgttcattatgttgctgaatgttcatcgtgttaatggaatgtgcattatgttgctgaatgttcatcgtgttaatggaatgtgcattatgttgctgaatgttcattgtgttaatggaatgttcattatgttgttgaatgttcattgtgttaatggaatgtgcattatgttgaagaatgttcatcgtgttaatggaatgtgcattatgttgctgaatgttcattgtgttaaacgaatgttcattatgtttctgaatgttcatcatgtttgttggaagttagtcgGTTATGTTTGTTAGTAATTGCATTGAGTTGTGTTGATATGTTTGTAGTTAAGGCTCAACTTACAAATAAGTGAATgtgacttgtatgtatgtatgtagatatgGAACTGTAGCGTGTGTAGGTCGTGTGAACTTGTATGCACGTGCATATGAATGAGATACGTATGAATGTACTTAGATATATGAAAGTGTATACACGTGTTGTAATCTAATGATTGTAGATCACTTGTATACGTATACATGAAGATGTGGGTTTTCAATATGTTTGAGATTACGTACCCCTAACCATGTTACTATTGagaatgaaataaatggagtgcaGGTATGGGAACGCCGGACCCTCGAGGAATTGATGTCGGACTCGAGTAAATAAAATTGAGAGGATGTTTCAATGGAATACCTTATGTAGCTCGAATGTGATATAGCCTGTTAAGGAtatgtattaaattatatatgatGTTACCATGTACTAAAGTGTTGGTTATATATGGTGACCGCAGGTTACAGATATTCATGATGGACAAGTGAACGAGGGTCGAGTTGAAGATCATGGATTGTACGGGAAAGCGGTCACATTGTTGTAATTATTTGTTAACATAGTTACATTAAATAAATGATGAATGATGTATTCGTGTTAAAAGGTTTGACCTTACAGTATTCAAGTATGTTAGAGTAGTTAAAAGGAAGAAATTTTACGGTTCATTTTTCCGTTGCGTCGTTTTCGGTCAAATCAggattagggtcttacaagttggtatcagagcctaggtttcaGTGAAACCAAGTACTTGGAGataggtacttgaactcaaacatgtgtgctcttgtgactaggaacccgtacaatccaagtcTCGATCAAGACCAGAAGGTAATCATGGATGATTGAGGAGGATGTTATGAGgatgcggtctaggaccgacaCCAAAGCATGTAGTGAGACAAGTTGACCCCAGGTACataaattttagtatgtgggTACCGGTGATGGTAAAACCTCTCGAAGGAAGGGAAATTTTAAATGAAAAATAATGATGATATAGTtataaagttttgaaaatgttacacgagCCGAAACCCAATTCTCCGGGTATAAGGTGATGATTACATGAAGGCACGAGgatagtatgtggattgtgtacctggccagtgcGCAAGAAGCATACGACACTCGTGAGGCCATGATAATTATCACATGTATGTCCGGTAGGATTGGAAAGTAAGTAGACGTGTGGGTGAAAGGAATGAAAAGTATGAATGAAGGTTTTAATCCGTAGGTGAGTACGAATCAAACTTATGTAGAATGGAAAGTATGAATGACGGTTTGAATCCGTAGGTGAGTACGGATCAAACTTATGTAGAATGGAAATTATGAATGAAGGTTGGAATCCGTAGGTGAGTACAAATTAAACTTATCTAGAATGGAAAGTATGAATGACGGTTTGAATCCGTAGGTGAGTACGGATCAAACTTATGTAGAATGGAAAGTATAAATGAAGGTTTGAATCCGTAGGCAAGTACGGATCAAACTTATGTAGAATGGAAAGTATGAATGAAAGTTTGAATCCGTAGGTGAGTACAGATCAAACTTACGAGAATGACaagtatgaaaaaaaaaagagttaaatccGTGGGTGAATACGGATTAAACATATAAGAAAGAAAAGTAGAATGAAAGGCTTGAATCCGTAAGTAGGAACATATCAAACTTACAAGAATGAAAAGTAGAAATGAAATGTTTGAACCCGTAAGCAAGCACGGATCAAACATATGCGAATAAAAGATGTGAATGATAGATTTGAAAGGAAGGGGTCATATCCGTAAGTAAGCATAGATAGAACTTTAAGAATGAGTTGTAAATGAAAGAAAGGTAGAGACCCTAAGCGAGTAAGAATGAACGGGATTAAAGGAGGAATTGTGTTTCTCTCCCCAACTAAGGAAAGTATGTACATTGTAAGTAAGTGGTATTTATAGTTTTATCATATTAAGCATATTGCTTGATTAACTGAATGCATATGTATATTTATATGCAAAGCATATATGAACACGTGTGGGATGGATTCTAGCCAATTGATAAAAAAAAGGTAAGTAAGAATGTATTTACAGTTTGACTTCCTGAAAATTCAAACGAAGTTGAGTTGTTATTTATGAGTCAAGTAATAGTAAATTAGCAAGAAAGGTTTGACTCATTTAGTAAGTataaccgttgaaagatgttgtAGTAGGAATTTTAGTtgaaagaaagaagttttaaATAAGTTACATGTTAGGCATGTTAGTAATCGACTCATGAGAGTCAGAATGAATGACGGGCTAGCACCCGGAAGAATGACTTATTTAATTACAAGGAAAGAAAACTTTTACAAGAAAAActaaaacaatgtcttgtaagTATGCTTGAATTGGAAGGAAGTACAAACGTGTACTTCAACGCATGTACGATAGGTAAGAGTGGCAGTTTGACCTTGAAAAGTCCAACTGAAAAAGTTGGCGAGATAATTAACGAAATGAAAGAGTTATATGTGAGAAATGAAATGTGTAATGTATTATATCGTGTAAGTGAGAAATTCATGAAAGAGATAGAAGTGGTTAAACACCGAATAGAATGAGTAAATGAATGAAACGTACTAACCGTTAAAACTGTAAATGAGAATGGTATAatgcttgaaatgatgaaatTGGTAGAATTGTTGGAAGGATGCTCACGAGCGGAAGCTCATTACATGGAAGGAAGGGATCGATCCGGTTTTGATACGGACTCATGAAGAAGCGGGCCGATCTGGTTTGCGGATCGTTGGTCTACGCAATGAATGCAAGGTTAGTaacatgtttaaattatgatTGTTAAGAAGAAGTTCAATTTGAATAATACATTCCATATAAAAGGATGGTATTTGAGTATGACATAATGTAGAATGTTGACCTGTGAAGGTCAACAAAGGAATGAATTATAGCGCAGACTTAATGTTGTCGAGTAATGCGCATGTGTGCATTGTGAGTGATGCGTGAAATGTATCGAAATTGACCTAAGGGTATACTTAATATCATCTAGCGGTAGCAAACATAGAATGATGTTTATCTTCCAAGATAAATATGAATAAAGGAGTATGACATGGTGGTTTTATTGTGATAACTTTGATTAAATGTTCGTAGTATGTGTATGTTTATGGTATAAATTTTCATGTGTTAATGAAATTATTAGAACGAATACTAATAGTGAGATGCATTAGTAAGCTCGTGACAAGTACTTATGTGACTAACGCAAGAATAGAATGTTTTGTGTGATTGGTAAATGTATGAAAGTCTTATGCTTAGTTAAGAAGGCAAGAACAAGACATATACAAATG from Helianthus annuus cultivar XRQ/B chromosome 10, HanXRQr2.0-SUNRISE, whole genome shotgun sequence harbors:
- the LOC110881430 gene encoding uncharacterized protein LOC110881430: MCDNKAAIQISENPVQHDRTKHVEVDRHFIKEKLESGILELPFVRSEDQLADILTKAVNEKIFSKCLSKLIICQLYGKRYLRNLTWDDLQQIYEVYLEKHGIPGMIGGLDCWHWRWHNCPTAWRGQRTRGDQKGPTLVLQADASYDLWVWLVFFGIARCMNDINTFEFSPLLEGYILGTIPKAGFHANGNDYTHGYYLSDGIYPEYSNIVKTFSETLDIKRQHFKKLMWDKEKFRMVMYACIIIHNMILEDDGKTIWQNYFLDDENLVEHAWEICNIPQDGDHEEESEEEEDFEIGGFEDKGLDDGDHDEEEGNNGDEDG